In the Grimontia kaedaensis genome, one interval contains:
- the cysN gene encoding sulfate adenylyltransferase subunit CysN translates to MNSAIEQQVAELGIEAYLDQHQNKSLLRFLTCGSVDDGKSTLIGRLLHDSKQIYEDQLAAIHADSQKVGTTGEKPDLALLVDGLAAEREQGITIDVAYRYFSTKKRKFIIADTPGHEQYTRNMATGASTCDLAVILIDARKGVLDQTRRHSFIASSLGIRHFVVAVNKMDLVDFDQARFESIRDDYLAFAEKLNADIDIKLVPLSALEGDNVVDRSPSTPWYDGDTLLTLLEDVNVTAEKDNGAFRFPVQYVNRPNLDFRGFSGTISGGEVRPGDEIKVLPSGKTSTVARIVTFDGDLDYAHAGQAVTITLTDEIDISRGDLIVPAADTQQATNKLAARIVWMAEQPLEVGRQYDVKVAGKKTVGSVSKIRHQVDINSLETFNTESLPLNGIAECEVELTESVPLDVYTDCADTGGFILIDRLTNVTVGAGMISELLEDSVAQTSGTDISAFEVELNALIRKHFPHWNARDISKLLG, encoded by the coding sequence ATGAATAGTGCTATTGAACAACAAGTGGCCGAGCTGGGTATTGAGGCCTATCTGGACCAACATCAGAACAAATCCCTGCTGCGTTTTCTGACTTGTGGCTCGGTGGATGACGGCAAAAGTACGCTGATCGGCCGCCTGCTACATGACTCTAAGCAAATTTATGAAGATCAACTGGCAGCGATCCACGCAGACAGCCAGAAAGTGGGCACCACAGGTGAAAAACCCGATCTGGCGCTGTTGGTAGATGGTCTGGCCGCGGAGCGCGAGCAGGGCATCACCATCGACGTGGCATATCGCTACTTCTCGACCAAAAAACGTAAGTTCATCATCGCGGATACTCCGGGACATGAGCAGTACACCCGTAACATGGCGACCGGTGCGTCGACCTGTGATCTCGCTGTGATCCTGATTGATGCGCGTAAAGGCGTATTGGATCAAACCCGTCGTCACTCGTTTATCGCGAGCTCTTTGGGCATCCGCCACTTTGTGGTTGCGGTGAACAAAATGGATCTGGTGGATTTCGATCAGGCACGTTTTGAAAGCATCCGTGATGATTACCTGGCGTTTGCTGAAAAGCTGAATGCGGACATCGACATCAAACTGGTGCCACTGTCAGCACTGGAAGGCGATAACGTGGTAGACCGCAGCCCAAGCACCCCTTGGTATGACGGTGACACCCTGCTGACCTTGCTGGAAGATGTAAACGTGACTGCGGAGAAAGATAACGGTGCATTCCGTTTCCCAGTGCAGTACGTGAACCGTCCAAACCTCGACTTCCGTGGTTTCTCCGGCACCATCTCTGGTGGTGAAGTACGCCCAGGTGATGAAATCAAAGTGCTGCCATCGGGTAAAACCTCGACAGTCGCGCGTATCGTTACCTTTGATGGTGACTTGGATTATGCACACGCAGGTCAGGCCGTAACGATTACTCTGACTGATGAAATCGACATCAGCCGCGGTGATTTGATTGTGCCAGCTGCTGATACCCAGCAAGCGACCAACAAACTGGCTGCACGCATTGTTTGGATGGCTGAGCAACCACTGGAAGTGGGTCGCCAGTACGATGTCAAAGTCGCGGGTAAGAAAACCGTGGGTTCCGTGAGCAAAATCCGTCATCAGGTGGACATCAACTCGCTGGAAACTTTCAACACTGAAAGCCTGCCACTGAACGGCATCGCTGAATGTGAGGTTGAACTGACCGAATCTGTGCCGCTCGACGTTTACACTGATTGCGCCGACACCGGTGGCTTCATCCTGATTGATCGCCTGACCAACGTGACCGTGGGTGCAGGAATGATCAGCGAGCTGCTTGAAGACAGCGTTGCCCAAACTTCAGGTACTGATATTTCTGCGTTTGAGGTAGAACTCAACGCGCTGATCCGCAAGCACTTCCCACACTGGAATGCACGCGACATCAGTAAGCTGTTGGGGTAA
- the cysD gene encoding sulfate adenylyltransferase subunit CysD, whose translation MEAKTLTHLKQLEAESIHIIREVAAEFDNPVMMYSIGKDSSVMLHLARKAFYPGKIPFPLLHVDTDWKFKEMIKFRDETAKKYGFELLVHKNPEGLAAGINPFDHGSSKHTDIMKTQGLKQALNKYGFDAAFGGARRDEEKSRAKERVYSFRDKNHVWDPKNQRPELWHTYNGQVNKGESIRVFPLSNWTELDIWQYIYLEGIDIVPLYLSDVRPVVERDGMLIMVDDDRMKLQEGEEIEHKSVRFRTLGCYPLTGAVESEANTLTGIIEEMLVATSSERQGRAIDHDQSASMELKKRQGYF comes from the coding sequence ATGGAAGCCAAAACTCTTACCCACCTCAAACAGCTTGAGGCAGAAAGTATCCACATCATTCGTGAAGTGGCGGCGGAATTCGATAACCCGGTGATGATGTACTCCATCGGTAAAGACAGTTCCGTGATGCTTCACCTGGCTCGTAAAGCCTTCTATCCGGGCAAGATCCCTTTCCCTCTTCTGCACGTCGACACTGACTGGAAGTTCAAGGAAATGATCAAGTTCCGCGATGAAACGGCGAAGAAATATGGCTTCGAACTTCTGGTACACAAAAACCCAGAAGGTCTGGCAGCGGGCATCAACCCGTTTGACCATGGTTCTTCCAAGCACACTGACATCATGAAAACCCAAGGTTTGAAGCAGGCGCTGAACAAATACGGTTTTGATGCAGCATTCGGCGGTGCGCGTCGTGACGAAGAGAAAAGCCGCGCTAAAGAGCGTGTTTACAGCTTCCGCGACAAGAACCACGTCTGGGATCCAAAGAACCAGCGTCCTGAGCTGTGGCACACCTACAACGGTCAGGTGAACAAAGGTGAAAGCATCCGCGTGTTCCCGCTGTCGAACTGGACCGAGCTGGATATCTGGCAATACATCTACCTCGAAGGCATCGATATCGTGCCGCTGTACCTGTCCGACGTGCGTCCAGTGGTTGAGCGTGACGGCATGCTGATCATGGTCGATGACGACCGTATGAAGCTGCAGGAAGGCGAGGAGATTGAACACAAGAGCGTCCGTTTCCGCACCCTGGGTTGTTACCCACTGACTGGTGCTGTGGAGTCGGAAGCCAACACCCTGACAGGGATCATTGAAGAGATGCTGGTGGCGACGTCGAGTGAGCGTCAGGGACGTGCGATCGACCACGATCAGTCTGCCTCCATGGAATTGAAGAAGCGTCAGGGATATTTCTAA
- the cysG gene encoding siroheme synthase CysG — MDYLPIFAKLEGRACLVVGGGEVAWRKTRMLMKAGASVTIVAPEADHEVIEAAENGELVWLKEGFKPEHLDDVFLVIAATDNPLVNELVSKAADKRRVLANVVDDTPKCSFIVPSIVDRSPIVIAISSAGKSPVLARLIREKLETLIPSHVGRMAKLAGDFRDTLKQKISTLNGRRKFWEMAFDGRFSSLVASGDEEGAKAELERLTDGVSLQGEVALIGAGPGDPGLLTLRALQLMQQADVVLYDYLVSDEIMELCRRDAELICVGKRASYHSVSQEETNAMLVKYAQKGHRVVRLKGGDPFMFGRGGEELQVLQEAGVPFQVVPGITAAAGATAYAGIPLTHRDYAQTAMFITGHLKKEDDSFRWATLARGRQTLVIYMGLMKSAHIQQQLIQHGRDPETPVAIIENGTRTNQKIYKGKLNELESLAEGVGSPALIVVGEVVQLADQLNWYGKQSFEAVGDVRAPSVVNLG; from the coding sequence ATGGATTACTTGCCAATTTTCGCAAAGCTTGAAGGACGTGCTTGTCTGGTCGTCGGCGGCGGTGAAGTCGCATGGCGCAAAACGCGCATGCTGATGAAAGCCGGGGCGTCTGTCACCATCGTGGCACCTGAAGCGGATCATGAAGTTATTGAAGCGGCTGAAAATGGCGAGCTGGTGTGGCTGAAAGAAGGTTTTAAACCAGAGCACCTCGATGACGTGTTTCTGGTAATTGCCGCGACTGACAACCCGCTGGTGAATGAGCTGGTTTCTAAAGCTGCCGACAAACGTCGTGTGCTGGCTAACGTTGTGGATGACACCCCAAAGTGCAGCTTCATTGTTCCCTCTATTGTTGATCGCAGCCCAATTGTGATTGCGATTTCTTCTGCCGGTAAATCACCGGTGTTAGCAAGATTGATTCGAGAGAAACTCGAAACCCTGATCCCGTCGCACGTTGGCCGAATGGCAAAACTGGCTGGCGATTTCCGTGACACCTTAAAACAGAAAATCTCGACCCTGAATGGTCGTCGCAAGTTCTGGGAAATGGCGTTTGATGGCCGTTTTTCCTCACTGGTTGCTTCTGGCGACGAAGAAGGTGCCAAAGCAGAGCTCGAGCGACTGACTGACGGCGTTTCCCTGCAAGGTGAAGTGGCGCTGATTGGTGCTGGTCCGGGCGACCCGGGTCTTCTGACCCTGCGTGCGCTGCAACTGATGCAGCAAGCCGATGTGGTGCTTTATGACTACTTAGTGTCTGACGAAATCATGGAGCTTTGCCGCCGTGATGCCGAGCTGATTTGTGTCGGTAAGCGCGCGAGTTATCACAGCGTATCGCAGGAAGAAACCAACGCCATGTTGGTGAAGTATGCGCAGAAAGGCCACCGCGTGGTGCGCCTGAAAGGCGGCGACCCCTTCATGTTTGGCCGTGGTGGTGAAGAGCTACAAGTGCTGCAGGAAGCGGGCGTTCCATTTCAGGTAGTACCGGGCATTACTGCTGCAGCCGGTGCAACCGCGTATGCCGGTATTCCGCTGACACACCGCGATTATGCGCAAACGGCGATGTTCATTACCGGACACCTCAAGAAAGAAGATGACAGTTTCCGCTGGGCGACACTTGCGCGTGGTCGCCAGACGCTGGTGATTTACATGGGTCTGATGAAAAGCGCCCATATTCAGCAGCAATTAATTCAGCATGGACGTGACCCGGAGACCCCGGTTGCAATCATAGAAAACGGCACGCGTACCAATCAGAAAATCTATAAAGGCAAACTCAACGAGCTGGAGTCGCTGGCGGAAGGTGTAGGTTCCCCTGCATTGATCGTCGTCGGTGAAGTGGTGCAGCTCGCAGACCAGTTGAACTGGTACGGAAAGCAATCATTCGAAGCGGTAGGTGATGTTCGTGCACCGTCCGTGGTTAATTTAGGCTAA
- a CDS encoding bifunctional 2',3'-cyclic-nucleotide 2'-phosphodiesterase/3'-nucleotidase, whose amino-acid sequence MTLSARPLSIAVLTGMLTMAGPAMADTIKLRIIETTDIHTNVMDYDYYKDKPSEKIGLVRTATLVKAAQEEVENSVLVDNGDLIQGSPMGDYMATKGIEKGEVHPVYKAMNLLDYDVGNIGNHEFNYGLDFLDRSLEGAKFPYISANVIDANSGKHYFNPYIIKEHTFKDTDGNAHLVKVGYIGFVPPQIMVWDKKNLEGKVIAEDIKASAEKLVPEMKAKGADVIVAVPHSGLSQDEYKAMAENSVYYLADVEDIDAIAFGHSHAVFPGKSFDNIIGVDNEKGTIKGVAAVMPGRWGSHVGIMDLQLDKQGDEWVVTPVQSESRPIFDGKSLAAADMEMRKVLAHDHKGTRDFVNQPIGKANDVMYSFLSLVQDDPTVQIVNLAQKDYVERFIQGDPDLDGIPVLSAAAPFKAGGRKNDPANFTEVEAGELTFRNAADLYLYPNTLVALKVTGKEVKEWLECSAGQFNQIDPQSSAQQSLINWDGFRTYNFDVIDGVNYQVDITQPARYDGDCTLVNEGAERIQNLTFNGKPVDMAQSFLIATNNYRAYLGKFPGTGNDFIAFASPDENRTVVANYISAVTKEKGEVKPTADNNWSFTPIETDADLNVVFETSPSDKAADFVKAKGQYPMEKVGTDDVGFAQYRIDLKK is encoded by the coding sequence ATGACTCTTTCAGCCCGTCCGCTTTCCATCGCTGTACTGACCGGTATGCTTACAATGGCAGGCCCAGCAATGGCGGACACCATTAAACTGCGCATCATCGAGACTACCGACATTCACACCAATGTGATGGATTACGACTACTACAAGGACAAGCCGAGTGAAAAAATCGGTCTGGTGCGCACTGCAACGCTCGTGAAGGCTGCACAAGAAGAGGTCGAAAACAGCGTATTGGTCGATAATGGTGACCTAATTCAGGGCAGCCCGATGGGTGACTACATGGCTACGAAAGGTATCGAGAAAGGCGAAGTTCACCCCGTCTATAAGGCAATGAACCTGCTGGACTACGATGTGGGCAACATCGGTAACCACGAATTCAACTACGGCCTCGACTTCCTCGACCGTTCGCTGGAAGGCGCGAAGTTCCCCTATATCTCCGCTAACGTTATTGATGCCAACTCCGGTAAGCACTACTTCAACCCTTACATCATCAAAGAACACACCTTCAAAGACACCGACGGCAACGCTCATCTAGTGAAAGTCGGTTATATCGGTTTTGTACCACCGCAAATCATGGTGTGGGACAAAAAGAACCTTGAAGGCAAAGTGATTGCTGAAGACATCAAAGCCAGCGCTGAAAAGCTGGTGCCAGAGATGAAAGCCAAAGGCGCAGACGTGATTGTGGCAGTGCCGCACTCTGGCCTGTCGCAAGATGAATATAAAGCTATGGCGGAAAACTCGGTGTACTACCTTGCCGATGTTGAAGATATCGATGCCATCGCCTTCGGCCACTCTCACGCCGTGTTCCCAGGCAAAAGCTTTGACAACATCATAGGCGTCGATAACGAAAAGGGCACCATCAAAGGTGTTGCTGCCGTAATGCCGGGCCGCTGGGGCAGCCATGTCGGTATCATGGATCTGCAACTCGACAAGCAAGGCGATGAGTGGGTTGTAACGCCAGTGCAAAGTGAATCGCGCCCTATTTTTGATGGCAAATCACTGGCAGCTGCAGATATGGAAATGCGTAAAGTACTGGCGCATGACCATAAGGGCACCCGCGATTTCGTCAACCAGCCTATCGGTAAAGCTAACGACGTGATGTACAGCTTCCTCTCGCTGGTGCAGGACGACCCAACGGTACAAATTGTTAACCTGGCGCAGAAAGATTACGTCGAACGTTTCATTCAGGGTGACCCGGATCTGGACGGCATTCCAGTACTGTCAGCCGCAGCGCCTTTCAAAGCTGGTGGCCGTAAGAATGACCCAGCGAATTTCACCGAAGTGGAAGCGGGCGAACTGACGTTCCGAAATGCAGCAGATCTCTACCTTTATCCGAATACCTTGGTGGCACTGAAAGTGACCGGTAAAGAAGTGAAAGAGTGGCTGGAATGCAGTGCGGGTCAGTTTAATCAAATCGACCCTCAATCCAGCGCCCAGCAATCACTCATCAACTGGGATGGCTTCCGCACCTACAACTTCGATGTGATTGATGGCGTGAACTATCAGGTAGATATCACCCAGCCAGCACGTTACGACGGTGACTGTACACTGGTTAACGAAGGTGCCGAGCGTATCCAGAACCTGACCTTTAACGGTAAACCTGTCGATATGGCGCAGTCGTTCCTGATTGCAACTAACAACTACCGTGCGTACCTGGGTAAATTCCCTGGTACAGGTAATGACTTCATCGCCTTCGCCTCTCCCGACGAAAACCGCACCGTGGTCGCCAACTACATCAGTGCCGTGACTAAAGAGAAAGGGGAAGTGAAACCGACTGCAGACAACAACTGGTCATTTACTCCTATCGAAACCGACGCTGATCTGAACGTGGTGTTTGAAACCTCACCAAGTGACAAAGCCGCTGATTTCGTAAAAGCCAAAGGTCAGTACCCAATGGAGAAAGTGGGTACTGATGATGTGGGCTTCGCACAGTACCGCATTGACCTGAAAAAATGA
- a CDS encoding GNAT family N-acetyltransferase, translating into MQWITLTFGQLSTRQLYDLLRLRTDVFVVEQNCPYPELDGHDTHPETRHLLGYRDDKMTAYARILPAGLTYPEMSIGRIVTANTERGNGCGSELVKQAIIQAHDVWPKAPITIGAQYHLREFYHRHGFEEISEQYLEDGIPHIDMRRVAA; encoded by the coding sequence ATGCAATGGATAACCCTGACCTTTGGTCAGTTGTCGACCCGGCAACTCTATGACCTATTGAGGTTGCGCACCGACGTGTTCGTCGTAGAACAGAACTGTCCGTATCCGGAGCTGGACGGTCACGATACCCATCCCGAAACCCGACATTTACTGGGTTACCGTGATGACAAAATGACAGCCTACGCCCGCATTCTGCCAGCCGGCCTCACCTATCCGGAAATGAGTATCGGACGCATTGTGACCGCCAATACCGAACGCGGAAACGGCTGTGGCAGTGAGCTGGTCAAACAAGCCATCATTCAGGCGCATGACGTGTGGCCAAAAGCGCCGATCACCATTGGTGCTCAATATCACCTGCGGGAGTTCTATCATCGTCACGGCTTTGAAGAAATTTCCGAGCAGTATCTGGAAGACGGGATTCCGCACATCGACATGCGCCGCGTCGCAGCCTAA
- a CDS encoding LysM-like peptidoglycan-binding domain-containing protein — MTLKGKREKGTASATPPLGEVVKNALEKVKAALSPLVERIQPHWQSLPKLHRTAISVLGALLVVLLIWPSSEDSLPETNTVGERVSLPLAVGQQQASNDDGFDADGEQVISTQTVGSQNASTDWVNYEVKGGDTLSNIFRAQDLPLPDLYAISSIEGDDKPLSRIQPGQLLRFKRNDQGTLDMLQIETSGASVIFFRLSDGSFARRK, encoded by the coding sequence ATGACCTTGAAAGGAAAGCGCGAAAAAGGAACTGCATCCGCCACGCCGCCTCTGGGCGAGGTCGTGAAAAACGCGTTGGAAAAAGTGAAGGCTGCGCTGAGTCCTTTGGTTGAGCGTATTCAACCTCACTGGCAATCTCTGCCGAAATTACACCGCACCGCGATTTCAGTATTGGGCGCGTTGTTGGTCGTGCTTTTAATCTGGCCATCAAGCGAGGACTCTCTGCCGGAGACTAATACGGTTGGTGAGCGCGTATCCTTGCCACTTGCGGTTGGACAACAGCAAGCCAGCAACGACGATGGCTTTGATGCTGACGGTGAGCAGGTGATTTCTACGCAGACTGTGGGTTCACAAAACGCCAGTACGGATTGGGTGAATTACGAAGTGAAGGGCGGTGATACGCTGTCTAACATCTTCCGTGCACAGGACTTGCCGCTGCCAGACCTTTACGCCATCTCATCGATTGAGGGTGACGATAAGCCTCTCAGCCGAATCCAGCCGGGACAATTGCTTCGCTTTAAGCGTAATGACCAAGGTACCTTGGACATGCTGCAGATTGAAACGTCGGGTGCATCAGTGATTTTCTTCCGGTTGTCAGATGGCAGCTTTGCCCGCCGCAAGTAA
- a CDS encoding FKBP-type peptidyl-prolyl cis-trans isomerase — MSDVKLETVEQKASYGIGLQMGQQLAGSGLEGLNVDAIAKGIATALAGNMPEIEIDEINNALRELHTQAEEVRQAAAKEAAAEGEAFLAENAKRDEVTVTESGLQYEVLVEGNGEIPTSDKQVRVHYHGTLTDGTKFDSSVERGQPAEFPVTGVIKGWVEALQMMPVGSKWKLYIPQDLAYGERGAGAAIPPFAALVFEVELLDIL; from the coding sequence ATGTCTGATGTAAAACTGGAAACCGTAGAGCAGAAAGCAAGCTACGGCATCGGTCTGCAAATGGGTCAGCAACTGGCAGGTTCTGGTCTGGAAGGTCTGAACGTAGATGCAATCGCGAAAGGTATCGCAACCGCTCTGGCGGGTAACATGCCTGAGATTGAGATCGACGAGATCAACAACGCACTGCGTGAACTGCACACTCAAGCGGAAGAAGTTCGCCAAGCGGCAGCAAAAGAAGCAGCGGCAGAAGGCGAAGCTTTCCTGGCTGAGAACGCGAAGCGTGATGAAGTGACTGTGACCGAGTCTGGCCTGCAGTACGAAGTACTGGTTGAAGGTAACGGCGAAATCCCGACTTCTGACAAGCAAGTACGTGTTCACTACCACGGTACCCTGACTGACGGCACTAAGTTCGACAGCTCTGTAGAGCGCGGTCAACCAGCTGAATTCCCGGTAACCGGCGTGATCAAAGGTTGGGTTGAAGCCCTGCAAATGATGCCTGTTGGTTCTAAGTGGAAACTGTACATCCCACAAGACCTGGCATACGGTGAGCGCGGTGCGGGTGCAGCGATTCCTCCTTTCGCGGCACTGGTATTCGAAGTAGAACTGCTGGATATCCTGTAA
- a CDS encoding LysR family transcriptional regulator has protein sequence MNRWSGVEEFVEVVNSGSFTAAARKLGVSTSHVSRRIDALESRLTTRLLYRTTRQITLTEVGKMYFEQCNDLIEKFAEVEALVTQMQTEPVGTLKITAPSVFGEKFIAPLANDFIEVHPKLSVEFHFTNDVVDLVHDGYDLAIRTGDLKDSTLMAKKLAPRKLFVCASPAYLQEFGAPANLDELQNHNCLIGLVDSWSFQDGGNAVNIKPQGRWHGNSGSAVLDAALHGLGLAQLPDYYVSQKIISGELVEVLSDYQPPDSAVWAVYPFNRNLSAKVRLFVDFLSDHFQHHLPWMAEEHPDNDDEHREAAG, from the coding sequence ATGAACCGTTGGAGTGGTGTTGAAGAATTTGTTGAAGTTGTCAACAGTGGCAGTTTTACCGCCGCCGCACGCAAGTTGGGGGTATCTACTTCCCATGTCAGTCGTCGTATCGACGCGTTGGAAAGTCGGCTAACTACCCGCTTGCTCTATCGTACAACACGACAAATCACGCTGACTGAAGTCGGCAAAATGTACTTTGAGCAATGTAACGATCTCATTGAGAAATTCGCCGAGGTGGAAGCATTGGTCACCCAAATGCAGACCGAGCCGGTCGGCACATTGAAAATCACGGCACCGTCGGTGTTTGGTGAGAAGTTCATTGCGCCGCTCGCGAACGATTTCATTGAGGTGCACCCTAAGCTCAGTGTGGAGTTCCATTTCACCAATGACGTGGTGGATTTGGTGCATGACGGCTATGACCTGGCGATTCGCACCGGGGATCTGAAAGACAGTACCCTGATGGCGAAAAAGCTCGCGCCGCGAAAACTTTTTGTTTGCGCTTCGCCTGCCTACCTTCAGGAATTCGGCGCACCTGCCAATTTAGACGAACTGCAAAACCATAATTGTCTGATAGGGCTGGTGGATAGCTGGAGTTTTCAGGATGGCGGCAACGCGGTGAACATCAAACCGCAAGGGCGCTGGCATGGAAACAGTGGCAGTGCCGTACTGGATGCCGCTTTGCATGGTTTGGGTTTGGCGCAATTACCGGACTATTACGTAAGCCAGAAAATCATTAGCGGCGAGCTGGTCGAAGTCTTGTCTGATTATCAGCCACCGGATTCAGCAGTCTGGGCGGTGTATCCGTTTAACCGAAACCTGTCAGCTAAGGTCAGATTGTTTGTGGACTTCCTGTCTGATCACTTCCAGCACCACTTGCCGTGGATGGCAGAAGAGCATCCAGACAATGACGATGAGCATCGTGAAGCTGCGGGATAA
- a CDS encoding rhodanese-like domain-containing protein has translation MSILKLFKEISFICAILYSLQVISISAETIPEPDDYRTEKYRAAVPETLSGGQVIASAEQLATFIKARRPVLIDVYPAPNKPDNLSPDTLWIEPSRETLPGAIWLANAGHGIAPDSLIQLLKNQLPDDAPVVVFCEPNCWHSWNAGKRAIELGAKEVYWYRAGVKGWKEAGYALETQHPVRP, from the coding sequence ATGAGTATCCTTAAATTATTCAAGGAAATCAGTTTTATATGCGCGATATTGTATAGCTTACAAGTCATAAGCATCAGCGCTGAAACAATCCCTGAACCCGATGACTACCGCACCGAGAAGTATCGGGCGGCAGTTCCTGAGACATTAAGTGGTGGTCAGGTCATCGCCTCTGCCGAACAGCTTGCGACTTTTATTAAAGCGCGACGCCCGGTGCTGATTGATGTCTACCCTGCTCCGAACAAACCCGACAACCTTTCACCCGATACGCTATGGATAGAACCTTCACGCGAGACCTTGCCGGGTGCCATCTGGCTTGCCAACGCCGGTCACGGCATTGCACCGGATTCCCTTATCCAACTGCTGAAAAACCAACTCCCTGATGACGCCCCCGTAGTAGTATTTTGCGAGCCCAATTGCTGGCATTCGTGGAATGCCGGAAAACGGGCAATTGAGCTAGGAGCTAAAGAAGTCTATTGGTATCGAGCGGGTGTCAAAGGCTGGAAAGAGGCGGGTTATGCGCTCGAAACGCAGCATCCGGTCAGGCCATGA
- a CDS encoding quinoprotein relay system zinc metallohydrolase 2, whose protein sequence is MNRLRAMLFLMLPFSVQASLELAFSEVAPGVFMHQGKIADLFTVDSDPVANITFIVGDEAVAVIDTGGSKQAGEAVLRAIRQQTHLTIRFVINTHVHPDHHFGNIAFVDEKPEFVAHARYPGDFDAKSGYYLQRLTNPWFTGTTPIGATRVINETTELDLGNRTLVLTPHERAHTRHDLSVFDQSSGTLITGDLLFIDHLPTLDGNLIGWLAETEKLEAMPYNQVIPGHGPLQKSKQAFEKQTRYLSSLAQAVRAAINDNIDINTASTTVMPSPGGWKLYGEFHPRNVIQAYKELEWE, encoded by the coding sequence ATGAATCGTCTGCGGGCCATGCTTTTTCTGATGCTTCCATTCTCCGTGCAAGCATCGCTGGAACTTGCATTTAGTGAGGTCGCACCGGGTGTTTTCATGCATCAGGGGAAGATTGCTGATCTGTTTACCGTCGACAGCGATCCGGTCGCCAATATCACCTTTATTGTCGGAGACGAAGCGGTTGCTGTGATTGATACTGGCGGCAGCAAGCAGGCGGGCGAGGCGGTGCTTCGGGCGATTAGGCAACAAACCCACTTAACTATCCGCTTTGTGATCAATACGCATGTCCATCCCGATCATCACTTCGGAAACATTGCCTTTGTCGATGAAAAGCCCGAATTTGTCGCTCATGCCCGTTATCCCGGCGACTTTGACGCCAAATCAGGTTATTACTTGCAACGGCTGACCAATCCATGGTTTACCGGCACCACACCGATTGGGGCAACGCGGGTGATCAATGAAACCACAGAGCTTGATCTCGGTAACCGAACGTTAGTATTGACGCCCCATGAGCGTGCGCACACCCGCCATGATCTCTCAGTGTTCGATCAAAGCTCAGGGACACTGATCACTGGCGATCTGCTGTTTATCGATCATCTACCGACACTGGATGGCAACCTGATTGGCTGGTTGGCAGAAACTGAAAAACTTGAGGCCATGCCCTATAACCAAGTGATCCCGGGGCATGGCCCACTACAAAAATCAAAACAGGCTTTTGAAAAGCAAACGCGCTATCTCTCTTCTCTGGCACAAGCTGTTCGTGCCGCTATCAACGATAACATCGATATCAACACAGCCAGCACCACCGTCATGCCGTCTCCCGGGGGGTGGAAACTTTATGGAGAGTTTCATCCTCGCAATGTGATTCAGGCTTACAAGGAGTTGGAATGGGAATGA
- a CDS encoding quinoprotein dehydrogenase-associated SoxYZ-like carrier, whose product MKITPLLLSVLLTALPLQSFAEPETESATWPLIRDSLFPGSPDIVESEEIVSLTAPKRAIDAALVPLEVRVNVRQGDTNPIERIHLIVDNNPSPIVGSFDMSPNNGIANIATRVRVNAYSPVRVIAQTADGKLHMHSKFVKASGGCSAPAGADDMLARQRMGRMKLKDLAGENSRMMQLLISHPNYSGLQIDQLTRHWIPSDYVSDVNITLEGEPVMRFNGGISISENPTFTFHLDKGKTGKLKADVKDSTGREFSSEWDI is encoded by the coding sequence ATGAAAATAACGCCCCTGCTGCTGTCAGTACTGCTCACTGCCCTGCCACTGCAAAGCTTTGCTGAACCCGAAACCGAAAGCGCCACCTGGCCCCTGATCCGTGACAGCCTGTTTCCCGGCTCACCTGACATTGTCGAAAGTGAAGAGATTGTTTCGCTGACCGCGCCGAAACGCGCTATTGATGCTGCACTGGTGCCACTTGAAGTGAGGGTCAATGTGCGTCAGGGCGATACAAACCCTATTGAGCGCATACATCTTATTGTCGATAACAACCCATCGCCGATTGTCGGCAGCTTCGACATGAGCCCCAATAATGGTATCGCTAATATCGCTACCCGCGTCAGGGTCAATGCCTATAGTCCGGTTCGGGTGATAGCCCAAACCGCCGATGGCAAGCTCCATATGCACAGTAAGTTCGTCAAAGCCTCGGGGGGTTGCTCAGCCCCTGCAGGTGCTGATGACATGCTGGCGCGCCAGCGAATGGGCAGGATGAAACTGAAAGATCTGGCGGGTGAGAACTCGCGCATGATGCAACTTTTGATCAGTCATCCCAACTACAGCGGCCTGCAAATCGACCAGCTAACGCGTCACTGGATTCCATCCGACTACGTGAGTGACGTAAATATTACGCTCGAGGGTGAACCTGTCATGCGCTTTAACGGGGGTATCTCCATCAGTGAGAATCCCACATTTACTTTTCATCTTGATAAAGGCAAAACCGGTAAATTGAAAGCCGACGTGAAAGACTCTACTGGTCGTGAATTTTCCAGCGAATGGGACATTTGA